One genomic window of Diospyros lotus cultivar Yz01 chromosome 8, ASM1463336v1, whole genome shotgun sequence includes the following:
- the LOC127807812 gene encoding uncharacterized protein LOC127807812 isoform X2 produces the protein MSVTFRGVVEVESPSPLRYMIGAAIMMIGVVLPVGYMMFRNKRVPSSSSYSKHT, from the exons ATGTCTGTAACT TTCAGGGGAGTGGTCGAGGTGGAATCGCCTAGTCCTCTTAGATACATGATCGGAGCAGCGATCATGATGATCGGCGTCGTTTTGCCAGTCGGATACATGATGTTCCGCAACAAGCGCGtcccctcttcttcctcttactcCAAACACACGTAG
- the LOC127807181 gene encoding glycine cleavage system H protein 2, mitochondrial, which translates to MASRLWASRAASYLRISVFNRGFATVVKDLKYLDSHEWVKVDGNSAVVGITDHAQDHLGDVVYVELPEVGAAVTQGGSFGAVESVKATSDINTPVSGKVIEVNGELNNSPGLVNASPYENGWIIKVEMNNTDELKSLMDSDQYSKFCEEEDAKH; encoded by the exons ATGGCTTCAAGGTTGTGGGCTTCGAGGGCCGCTTCATATCTCAGGATCTCAGTTTTCAACCGAGGATTTGCCACAG TTGTGAAAGACTTAAAGTATTTAGACTCTCATGAGTGGGTGAAAGTAGACGGTAACTCTGCAGTGGTGGGCATAACCGACCATGCTCAGGATCACTTGGGTGATGTTGTGTATGTCGAGTTACCAGAAGTTGGGGCTGCTGTGACACAGGGTGGCAGCTTTGGTGCAGTTGAAAGTGTCAAGGCAACTAGTGACATCAACACTCCTGTTTCAGGAAAAGTGATTGAAGTCAATGGGGAACTTAATAACTCTCCTGGTTTG GTGAATGCAAGCCCGTACGAGAATGGATGGATCATAAAGGTGGAGATGAACAACACAGATGAATTGAAATCGCTGATGGACTCGGATCAGTACTCCAAATTCtgcgaagaagaagatgcaaagCACTGA
- the LOC127807812 gene encoding uncharacterized protein LOC127807812 isoform X1: protein MSVTFRGVVEVESPSPLRYMIGAAIMMIGVVLPVGYMMFRNKRVPSSSSYSKHTDKVLI, encoded by the exons ATGTCTGTAACT TTCAGGGGAGTGGTCGAGGTGGAATCGCCTAGTCCTCTTAGATACATGATCGGAGCAGCGATCATGATGATCGGCGTCGTTTTGCCAGTCGGATACATGATGTTCCGCAACAAGCGCGtcccctcttcttcctcttactcCAAACACAC GGACAAAGTTTTGATATAG